TGGCTACTTTTAACACATGATTTAAAGACTTTTTGATCTCATCATACGTCATCTCCGCAACTGGATGACGAGCAATTATTACCACATCTCGATTCTGATGAAGGCTTGATACAAGCTCTCTAAGATTTTCTTTTATGAGACGTTTAATACGATTTCTGACAACCGCATTCCCTAATTTTTTGCTAACTGACAAGCCAATCCGAATGGTATCTTGCTCCGTTTTTTTTACTTGGTAGACGACAAACTGCCGATTAGCGACAGAATTCCCCCGTTGAAAAACATGTTGAAATTCTTCATTTTTCTTCAAACGGTATGCTTTGTTCATTTATTGCACCTCATCTTGTTTCGCCAGCTTCTTTCACTATATCTTATCAAACGAGAGAACAA
The genomic region above belongs to Bacillus sp. A301a_S52 and contains:
- the rnpA gene encoding ribonuclease P protein component, which produces MNKAYRLKKNEEFQHVFQRGNSVANRQFVVYQVKKTEQDTIRIGLSVSKKLGNAVVRNRIKRLIKENLRELVSSLHQNRDVVIIARHPVAEMTYDEIKKSLNHVLKVARLFRSNRNMKA